One Primulina huaijiensis isolate GDHJ02 chromosome 5, ASM1229523v2, whole genome shotgun sequence DNA segment encodes these proteins:
- the LOC140977161 gene encoding uncharacterized protein isoform X6, producing MSVLKYDATCEQLLRLPYHLSSDSLSEAAKYPFAYHRPIVGVLPQPCSSGNRLIIAYESGLIILWDVIQSHIVDVRGDKVLQLKSEVVSENTLDASNADETSSNDLEEKEISSLCWASSDGSILAVGYVDGDILFWNGFKATSRKEQKYGFSKNVVKLQLSSSQKRLPVVVLHWIAENKSKNQIDGRLLIYGGDGIGCEEAVTVLSLEWTSGMEVLRCIGRVDLTLAGSFADMIIIPSSATTRSKEDTSLFVLSNAGQIHVFESASLSSPSLQRRKELPSSAVKFPVCIQTVDPLMTVAELFYLYGSRKRQSTIVEMTNYRSTQTLPGAQKWCLTGGVGNHISFAKNNKVDKLYIAGYQDGSVRIWDATYPVFSLFCVLTAEACCEGMVSSGAPVSEMDFCSSTLRLAVGNERGLVKLYNLSRSEDSSFHYVTETKHEVSNSAPVEGPWCEAVINLHKSGVQKLKFTNEGTKLIVGYEFAKIAVLDLNSWSLIALILDSISSHNAPMVSVLWEAFISNSVRNTNEPTPIIPDSAAAELVFVLTKNANIYVINADKGSLINSRPLHLKKESSAISLYIIESHKRFSLSANEEQIVKDDVIKDHSQNDTAQGSEKCETDTHYSDKTPPGEIMKESLFLLCCEDALRMYPVKSVMNGENKYIHKVKLVKPCCWTSLLRKDEKVCGLVVFYQTGEIEIRSVTDLKMVKEYSLMSDLRWNFQANMERTFNSTDNGQITMANGCEVAFISLLTGKSDFWIPGSQPNLHDEVFAAAADTAISISSKSKLKQGANPGILGGVVKGLKGKKSSKLANISSTSKFEFSHLEDIFTRNPFLEPSMTTSEQEARELTIDDIEIDELVPLESTLSHEVKNGDKDKKTEREKLFDGGADVKPRVRTREEIEAIYRKTGDASSVAGEARNKLLERQQKLEKTRRQTEELQNEAKEFASLTDELVKAMENRKWYHI from the exons AAGCAGCAAAATATCCATTTGCTTATCATCGACCTATAGTTGGAGTTCTTCCACAACCTTGTTCTTCAGGAAATAG GTTAATAATTGCATATGAGAGTGGGCTCATCATACTTTGGGATGTCATTCAATCGCATATTGTTGATGTTCGAGGTGACAAGGTCCTCCAATTGAAAAGCGAGGTTGTTTCTGAAAATACTTTGGATGCCAGCAATGCGGATGAAACATCTTCCAACGATTTAGAGGAGAAGGAGATCAGTTCTCTTTGCTGGGCTTCTAGTGATGGGTCCATTCTTGCTGTGGGATATGTAGATGGCgatattttattttggaatGGTTTTAAAGCAACATCTCGAAAGGAGCAAAAATATGGGTTCTCAAAGAATGTTGTTAAGCTGCAGTTGTCATCTTCTCAAAAGAGGCTCCCCGTTGTTGTCCTACACTGGATAGCtgaaaacaaatctaaaaatcAAATAGATGGTCGGCTACTTATTTATGGTGGTGATGGGATCGGATGTGAAGAAGCTGTAACG GTTCTAAGCCTTGAATGGACATCTGGAATGGAAGTACTAAGATGCATAGGTCGTGTGGACCTCACTCTCGCTGGTTCCTTTGCCGACATGATCATAATACCATCTTCCGCTACAACCAGGAGCAAAGAAGACACTTCTCTGTTTGTTTTGTCAAACGCTGGACAGATACATGTTTTTGAAAGTGCCAGTCTTTCTTCCCCGTCATTGCAACGTCGGAAGGAGCTACCTTCCTCAGCCGTAAAGTTTCCAGTTTGCATACAAACTGTTGATCCTTTAATGACTGTTGCTGAGcttttttatttatatggaAGTAGAAAAAGACAGTCTACG ATTGTTGAAATGACGAATTACCGTTCAACACAAACATTGCCAGGGGCTCAAAAATGGTGTCTTACGGGGGGTGTTGGTAATCACATTTCCTTTGCTAAGAATAACAAGGTTGACAAACTGTATATAGCTGGTTATCAGGATGGCTCGGTTCGAATATGGGATGCTACTTATCCAGTCTTTTCACTCTTTTGTGTTTTAACTGCTGAG GCTTGCTGTGAAGGTATGGTCAGTTCTGGCGCTCCAGTGTCAGAAATGGATTTTTGCTCCTCCACTTTGAGATTAGCAGTGGGCAATGAACGTGGTCTG GTTAAACTTTACAATCTATCTCGCAGCGAGGATTCAAGCTTCCATTATGTCACAGAAACCAAACATGAAG TTAGTAATTCTGCTCCAGTTGAAGGACCTTGGTGTGAAGCTGTTATTAACCTTCATAAATCAGGTGTTCAAAAGCTGAAATTTACAAATGAAGGCACCAAACTTATTGTTGGTTACGAATTTGCCAAA ATTGCAGTGCTAGACTTAAATTCATGGTCTCTTATTGCATTGATACTAGACTCCATATCCAGCCATAACGCACCTATGGTATCTGTACTCTGGGAAGCTTTTATTTCTAATTCCGTTAGGAATACAAATGAGCCTACACCGATAATTCCAGATAGCGCTGCTGCGGAACTGGTCTTTGTATTAACCAAGAATGCAAATATCTATGTCATTAATGCTGATAAAGGTAGTCTGATTAACTCGAGACCTCTACACTTGAAGAAAGAGTCATCTGCAATTTCTCTATACATTATAG AAAGTCACAAACGATTTTCCCTGTCTGCAAATGAAGAGCAGATTGTCAAGGATGATGTGATTAAAGATCATTCCCAGAATGACACTGCTCAAGGGAGTGAGAAATGTGAAACCGACACCCACTATTCAGATAAAACCCCCCCTGGAGAAATTATGAAGGAATCCCTGTTTTTACTTTGTTGTGAGGATGCACTACGTATGTATCCCGTAAAGTCTGTGATGAAT GgggaaaataaatatatacataaagtCAAACTTGTGAAGCCCTGTTGTTGGACATCTCTACTAAGGAAAGATGAAAAGGTTTGTGGGCTGGTAGTGTTCTATCAGACTGGGGAGATAGAAATCAG ATCAGTGACTGATCTAAAAATGGTGAAAGAATATTCTTTAATGTCAGATTTACGGTGGAACTTTCAGGCAAACATGGAAAGGACATTTAATTCTACAGATAATGGGCAGATTACGATG GCAAATGGGTGTGAAGTGGCATTCATTTCTCTACTAACAGGCAAAAGTGACTTCTG GATTCCAGGTTCCCAGCCTAACCTTCACGATGAAGTATTTGCAGCTGCAGCCGATACTGCAATTAGTATTTCTTCAAAGTCTAAGTTAAAACAG GGTGCGAATCCTGGGATTTTAGGCGGTGTTGTTAAAGGGTTGAAGGGAAAGAAATCGAGCAAATTGGCTAATATTTCTTCCACTTCTAAATTTGAGTTTAGCCATTTAGAAGACATCTTCACGAGGAATCCATTCCTGGAACCATCAATGACTACAAGTGAACAGGAAGCTCGTGAGCTTACGATAG ATGACATTGAAATTGATGAACTGGTACCTTTGGAATCTACCCTATCCCATGAGGTAAAGAATGGAGATAAAG ATAAGAAAACGGAACGAGAAAAATTGTTTGATGGTGGTGCTGATGTTAAGCCCAGAGTTAGAACAAGGGAAGAAATTGAAGCTATTTACAGGAAAACTGGG GATGCCTCATCAGTAGCTGGAGAAGCAAGAAACAAGCTTTTGGAGCGTCAACAAAAACTTGAG AAAACCAGGAGGCAAACTGAAGAATTGCAAAATGAAGCTAAAGAATTTGCATCATTGACGGATGAGCTTGTCAAGGCAATGGAAAATCGGAAGTGGTATCATATATGA
- the LOC140977161 gene encoding uncharacterized protein isoform X3, protein MNDNDIQIWNLERRSITCSLQWESNVTAFSVISGSSFIYVGDEHGLMSVLKYDATCEQLLRLPYHLSSDSLSEAAKYPFAYHRPIVGVLPQPCSSGNRLIIAYESGLIILWDVIQSHIVDVRGDKVLQLKSEVVSENTLDASNADETSSNDLEEKEISSLCWASSDGSILAVGYVDGDILFWNGFKATSRKEQKYGFSKNVVKLQLSSSQKRLPVVVLHWIAENKSKNQIDGRLLIYGGDGIGCEEAVTVLSLEWTSGMEVLRCIGRVDLTLAGSFADMIIIPSSATTRSKEDTSLFVLSNAGQIHVFESASLSSPSLQRRKELPSSAVKFPVCIQTVDPLMTVAELFYLYGSRKRQSTIVEMTNYRSTQTLPGAQKWCLTGGVGNHISFAKNNKVDKLYIAGYQDGSVRIWDATYPVFSLFCVLTAEACCEGMVSSGAPVSEMDFCSSTLRLAVGNERGLVKLYNLSRSEDSSFHYVTETKHEVSNSAPVEGPWCEAVINLHKSGVQKLKFTNEGTKLIVGYEFAKIAVLDLNSWSLIALILDSISSHNAPMVSVLWEAFISNSVRNTNEPTPIIPDSAAAELVFVLTKNANIYVINADKGSLINSRPLHLKKESSAISLYIIESHKRFSLSANEEQIVKDDVIKDHSQNDTAQGSEKCETDTHYSDKTPPGEIMKESLFLLCCEDALRMYPVKSVMNGENKYIHKVKLVKPCCWTSLLRKDEKVCGLVVFYQTGEIEIRSVTDLKMVKEYSLMSDLRWNFQANMERTFNSTDNGQITMANGCEVAFISLLTGKSDFWIPGSQPNLHDEVFAAAADTAISISSKSKLKQGANPGILGGVVKGLKGKKSSKLANISSTSKFEFSHLEDIFTRNPFLEPSMTTSEQEARELTIDDIEIDELVPLESTLSHEVKNGDKDKKTEREKLFDGGADVKPRVRTREEIEAIYRKTGDASSVAGEARNKLLERQQKLEKTRRQTEELQNEAKEFASLTDELVKAMENRKWYHI, encoded by the exons AAGCAGCAAAATATCCATTTGCTTATCATCGACCTATAGTTGGAGTTCTTCCACAACCTTGTTCTTCAGGAAATAG GTTAATAATTGCATATGAGAGTGGGCTCATCATACTTTGGGATGTCATTCAATCGCATATTGTTGATGTTCGAGGTGACAAGGTCCTCCAATTGAAAAGCGAGGTTGTTTCTGAAAATACTTTGGATGCCAGCAATGCGGATGAAACATCTTCCAACGATTTAGAGGAGAAGGAGATCAGTTCTCTTTGCTGGGCTTCTAGTGATGGGTCCATTCTTGCTGTGGGATATGTAGATGGCgatattttattttggaatGGTTTTAAAGCAACATCTCGAAAGGAGCAAAAATATGGGTTCTCAAAGAATGTTGTTAAGCTGCAGTTGTCATCTTCTCAAAAGAGGCTCCCCGTTGTTGTCCTACACTGGATAGCtgaaaacaaatctaaaaatcAAATAGATGGTCGGCTACTTATTTATGGTGGTGATGGGATCGGATGTGAAGAAGCTGTAACG GTTCTAAGCCTTGAATGGACATCTGGAATGGAAGTACTAAGATGCATAGGTCGTGTGGACCTCACTCTCGCTGGTTCCTTTGCCGACATGATCATAATACCATCTTCCGCTACAACCAGGAGCAAAGAAGACACTTCTCTGTTTGTTTTGTCAAACGCTGGACAGATACATGTTTTTGAAAGTGCCAGTCTTTCTTCCCCGTCATTGCAACGTCGGAAGGAGCTACCTTCCTCAGCCGTAAAGTTTCCAGTTTGCATACAAACTGTTGATCCTTTAATGACTGTTGCTGAGcttttttatttatatggaAGTAGAAAAAGACAGTCTACG ATTGTTGAAATGACGAATTACCGTTCAACACAAACATTGCCAGGGGCTCAAAAATGGTGTCTTACGGGGGGTGTTGGTAATCACATTTCCTTTGCTAAGAATAACAAGGTTGACAAACTGTATATAGCTGGTTATCAGGATGGCTCGGTTCGAATATGGGATGCTACTTATCCAGTCTTTTCACTCTTTTGTGTTTTAACTGCTGAG GCTTGCTGTGAAGGTATGGTCAGTTCTGGCGCTCCAGTGTCAGAAATGGATTTTTGCTCCTCCACTTTGAGATTAGCAGTGGGCAATGAACGTGGTCTG GTTAAACTTTACAATCTATCTCGCAGCGAGGATTCAAGCTTCCATTATGTCACAGAAACCAAACATGAAG TTAGTAATTCTGCTCCAGTTGAAGGACCTTGGTGTGAAGCTGTTATTAACCTTCATAAATCAGGTGTTCAAAAGCTGAAATTTACAAATGAAGGCACCAAACTTATTGTTGGTTACGAATTTGCCAAA ATTGCAGTGCTAGACTTAAATTCATGGTCTCTTATTGCATTGATACTAGACTCCATATCCAGCCATAACGCACCTATGGTATCTGTACTCTGGGAAGCTTTTATTTCTAATTCCGTTAGGAATACAAATGAGCCTACACCGATAATTCCAGATAGCGCTGCTGCGGAACTGGTCTTTGTATTAACCAAGAATGCAAATATCTATGTCATTAATGCTGATAAAGGTAGTCTGATTAACTCGAGACCTCTACACTTGAAGAAAGAGTCATCTGCAATTTCTCTATACATTATAG AAAGTCACAAACGATTTTCCCTGTCTGCAAATGAAGAGCAGATTGTCAAGGATGATGTGATTAAAGATCATTCCCAGAATGACACTGCTCAAGGGAGTGAGAAATGTGAAACCGACACCCACTATTCAGATAAAACCCCCCCTGGAGAAATTATGAAGGAATCCCTGTTTTTACTTTGTTGTGAGGATGCACTACGTATGTATCCCGTAAAGTCTGTGATGAAT GgggaaaataaatatatacataaagtCAAACTTGTGAAGCCCTGTTGTTGGACATCTCTACTAAGGAAAGATGAAAAGGTTTGTGGGCTGGTAGTGTTCTATCAGACTGGGGAGATAGAAATCAG ATCAGTGACTGATCTAAAAATGGTGAAAGAATATTCTTTAATGTCAGATTTACGGTGGAACTTTCAGGCAAACATGGAAAGGACATTTAATTCTACAGATAATGGGCAGATTACGATG GCAAATGGGTGTGAAGTGGCATTCATTTCTCTACTAACAGGCAAAAGTGACTTCTG GATTCCAGGTTCCCAGCCTAACCTTCACGATGAAGTATTTGCAGCTGCAGCCGATACTGCAATTAGTATTTCTTCAAAGTCTAAGTTAAAACAG GGTGCGAATCCTGGGATTTTAGGCGGTGTTGTTAAAGGGTTGAAGGGAAAGAAATCGAGCAAATTGGCTAATATTTCTTCCACTTCTAAATTTGAGTTTAGCCATTTAGAAGACATCTTCACGAGGAATCCATTCCTGGAACCATCAATGACTACAAGTGAACAGGAAGCTCGTGAGCTTACGATAG ATGACATTGAAATTGATGAACTGGTACCTTTGGAATCTACCCTATCCCATGAGGTAAAGAATGGAGATAAAG ATAAGAAAACGGAACGAGAAAAATTGTTTGATGGTGGTGCTGATGTTAAGCCCAGAGTTAGAACAAGGGAAGAAATTGAAGCTATTTACAGGAAAACTGGG GATGCCTCATCAGTAGCTGGAGAAGCAAGAAACAAGCTTTTGGAGCGTCAACAAAAACTTGAG AAAACCAGGAGGCAAACTGAAGAATTGCAAAATGAAGCTAAAGAATTTGCATCATTGACGGATGAGCTTGTCAAGGCAATGGAAAATCGGAAGTGGTATCATATATGA